A genomic window from Anthonomus grandis grandis chromosome 4, icAntGran1.3, whole genome shotgun sequence includes:
- the LOC126735076 gene encoding probable cytochrome P450 4aa1, translating into METKNWFWLLFCCLGTLWTYRHFKNYFRAVGLALRLPGPKAIPLLGNVLLFLERKNNVLIECGIKASQLYGSLMRGWMFWVPVLVVYEPEHLRVILSNTKVSDKNFFYRIMHTFIGDGLVTSTGDKWRKHRKLIQPYFHINILESYFDDFLQISEEVLGAELHGRNGVKISRIVNDCINKILHKTILGVNLKRDSESPFRRGELLLLKRLLKPWLLVDFIFKRSKMSQMEAQQNEDLHLYVKKILDERRTLTKQAKVNNTCLLDRLIELLETSDFSEKAILDEAVTFMLAGQDSVGTAVASCLFYLAKHQDIQEKVFKEIIDVGADKRLTINQLNQMHYLEQCIKETMRLIPSIPLVSRVLTADVDLGYYTAPKGTNILISIFTAHRLPHIFPKPLEFDPDRFSPENLPNIHPYGFLPFSLGPRKCIGYKFAYIEMKTIISTVIKRFHLSPPPQREELDLSYRVTFRAKGGILLNITPRQK; encoded by the exons ATGGAAACGAAAAACTGGTTTTGGCTTTTATTTTGCTGCCTAGGCACCCTATGGACGTatagacattttaaaaactactttagGGCCGTGGGGCTCGCCCTCAGATTGCCTGGACCGAAAGCGATACCGTTATTGGGAAACGTACTGCTCTTCCTTGAAAGGAAAAATAACG TATTGATAGAGTGTGGAATTAAAGCGTCACAGCTCTATGGCTCCCTGATGCGGGGATGGATGTTCTGGGTGCCTGTTCTCGTAGTATACGAGCCTGAACACTTGAGGGTCATCTTGAGTAACACCAAAGTGTCggacaagaattttttttataggattaTGCATACTTTTATTGGGGACGGTCTGGTTACGAGCACag GTGATAAGTGGAGGAAGCACAGAAAGCTCATTCAGCCATATTTCCACATAAACATTTTAGAGTCGTATTTTGATGATTTCTTACAAATTTCGGAGGAAGTATTGGGTGCCGAATTGCACGGTCGTAACGGCGTGAAGATTAGTAGGATCGTAAATGATTGTATCAATAAAATTCTACACA AAACTATACTGGGAGTTAATTTAAAGAGGGACTCAGAAAGCCCGTTTAGGAG AGGAGAGTTATTGCTACTGAAGAGACTTCTAAAACCTTGGCTCCTGGTAGATTTTATCTTCAAGCGCTCAAAAATGTCGCAAATGGAGGCCCAACAAAATGAAGATCTTCATTTATATGTTAAAAAG atattagaTGAACGAAGGACTCTAACTAAACAGGCTAAGGTAAACAACACTTGTCTCCTCGATCGGCTTATCGAGCTGCTAGAAACAAGTGATTTTTCCGAAAAAGCTATTTTAGATGAAGCAGTGACGTTTATGCTAGCg GGCCAAGATTCGGTAGGGACTGCCGTGGCTAGTTGCCTGTTCTATTTGGCCAAACACCAAGACATCCAAGagaaagtttttaaagaaattatcgatGTCGGGGCGGATAAGCGCCTCACTATAAACCAGCTGAACCAAATGCACTATTTAGAGCAGTGTATAAAAGAGACCATGAGGTTGATACCCAGTATACCACTGGTCTCTAGAGTGCTGACTGCTGATGTCGATTTAG ggTATTACACTGCACCCAAGGGCACAAACATCCTCATATCAATATTTACAGCGCATAGATTGCCGCACATCTTTCCCAAGCCGCTTGAATTCGACCCAGATCGATTTTCGCCTGAGAATTTGCCAAATATTCATCCGTACGGGTTTTTACCGTTTAGCTTAGGGCCCAGAAAGTGTATAG gTTATAAATTCGCTTACATCGAAATGAAAACCATAATATCAACGGTAATTAAGCGCTTCCATTTATCCCCGCCGCCCCAAAGAGAGGAATTAGATTTAAGTTATCGTGTAACTTTTAGAGCCAAGGGAGGAATTCTGCTCAATATTACGCCTAGACAAAAATAG